A stretch of candidate division WOR-3 bacterium DNA encodes these proteins:
- a CDS encoding DUF459 domain-containing protein → MNFIQPDITWQDALSLTKSKIKDSVFLLIGDSMIGGAVGFFLSGDLKSEGASDVIVDYHVSSGLSRPDFYNWDERLSELNAMYDFDYAFVFLGANDNQPLHRYGSGWIGYHTEEWFREYHSRVGSMMDALLRKAEKVYWIGLPRMASSEFDAGTKELNEIYEQEAKKRPRVIYISSYDLLEGKNQSFSELRTEDGCHLTSEGARLLVEKIMETIN, encoded by the coding sequence GTGAACTTCATTCAGCCTGATATAACATGGCAAGACGCATTATCTCTGACAAAATCGAAAATCAAAGACAGTGTTTTTCTTCTCATAGGCGATTCCATGATAGGCGGAGCAGTCGGTTTTTTTCTGTCCGGAGATCTTAAATCCGAGGGAGCGAGTGACGTCATCGTCGATTACCATGTTTCGAGCGGACTCTCAAGACCTGATTTTTACAATTGGGATGAAAGGCTTTCTGAGCTTAACGCGATGTATGACTTCGACTACGCTTTTGTCTTTCTCGGAGCCAATGACAATCAGCCCCTTCACAGATACGGTTCAGGATGGATTGGATACCACACCGAAGAGTGGTTCAGGGAATATCACTCTCGAGTCGGGTCTATGATGGACGCTCTTCTACGAAAAGCCGAAAAAGTTTACTGGATAGGGTTGCCGCGAATGGCGAGCTCAGAATTCGATGCCGGCACAAAAGAACTAAACGAGATCTACGAACAAGAAGCGAAAAAAAGACCGCGTGTAATATATATCTCTTCCTATGATCTGCTTGAAGGTAAAAACCAAAGTTTTTCGGAGTTGAGAACAGAAGACGGATGCCATCTCACGAGCGAAGGCGCAAGGTTGCTCGTGGAAAAGATTATGGAGACTATAAATTAA
- a CDS encoding electron transfer flavoprotein subunit beta/FixA family protein, giving the protein MKIVVCVKQVPDISQSKVDPETYTIVRTGVDAVVNPFDLYAVEAALKIKDKIEASVTAISMGPPQAEDALREVISMGVDNAVLLSSKDFAGSDTLATSYALSKGIKQVGNVDLIITGRQAIDGDTAQVGPGIAQHLEYPVITDVNGFDGIDENGLKVRAMTEEGYIELSVHFPAVISVGKGIGEPRMPSLRNKMRARKEIIPVWSPEDVDADTSMLGLKGSPTQVVKIFTPEVGGEVLFIEGEPESQAERIVEILSERHII; this is encoded by the coding sequence TTGAAAATTGTTGTCTGCGTCAAGCAAGTTCCGGACATATCTCAATCAAAAGTAGACCCGGAGACCTACACAATAGTGAGGACCGGTGTGGACGCCGTTGTAAACCCTTTTGACCTTTACGCTGTCGAAGCGGCGTTGAAAATTAAAGACAAAATAGAAGCTTCGGTGACAGCAATATCGATGGGTCCCCCTCAAGCAGAAGATGCTTTGAGAGAAGTTATTTCCATGGGTGTCGACAACGCTGTTTTGCTCAGTTCCAAAGATTTTGCCGGCTCTGACACTCTGGCGACGTCTTACGCTCTTTCAAAGGGAATCAAGCAGGTTGGAAATGTCGACCTGATAATAACTGGAAGACAGGCTATAGACGGAGACACCGCGCAGGTGGGACCAGGCATAGCACAGCATCTTGAGTATCCGGTTATAACGGATGTCAACGGCTTTGACGGAATTGACGAAAATGGCTTGAAAGTCAGAGCTATGACCGAGGAGGGATACATAGAATTGTCCGTACATTTTCCCGCGGTCATTTCGGTTGGCAAAGGCATAGGCGAACCGAGAATGCCTTCACTGAGGAATAAAATGAGGGCTAGAAAAGAGATAATCCCCGTTTGGTCTCCCGAAGATGTCGACGCCGACACAAGCATGCTCGGACTGAAGGGGAGTCCCACTCAAGTCGTAAAAATATTCACTCCCGAAGTCGGCGGAGAAGTGCTGTTTATCGAAGGCGAACCAGAATCCCAAGCTGAAAGAATCGTCGAAATTTTGTCTGAACGGCACATAATTTAA
- a CDS encoding FAD-binding protein, with translation MSLKIIEKRCVSCSVCVNVCPVKAIKMNEDNLPEIDFELCTLCGICVEKCPTGAIVRVHKTSTTQKDFDQYRGVMVVTEEEEDKIAQVSYELVSKGSELAGVLKVPVTAVVFGGAPDKDIEALASYGADKIVIIKGEILRKPVIGPRARSLYDLIENEKPEVVLAGSTSQGRPLLSRVAVRLQTGLTADCTHLEVEMPDRHLLQTRPAWGGSIMATIMTPNTRPQMATVRPRVMRKKTPDTTKKPNVVEFDVSAQILNDPVQFLGIIKEETSLLRLDNADIIVSGGRGIKAPENFSLIEKLANNLGGAVGSSRPPVDEGWIAHSHQVGQTGRTVAPKLYVAVGISGAIQHLVGMQSSDCIVAINKDKDAPIMKIADYAIIGDLFEIVPEIVKTLEKRKG, from the coding sequence ATGAGCCTTAAAATAATCGAAAAAAGATGCGTTTCCTGTTCAGTGTGTGTAAATGTCTGTCCTGTTAAAGCAATAAAGATGAACGAAGACAACCTTCCGGAAATTGATTTTGAATTGTGCACCCTATGCGGGATTTGCGTCGAAAAATGCCCGACTGGAGCCATTGTCAGGGTTCACAAAACCAGCACAACTCAGAAAGATTTCGATCAATACAGGGGAGTAATGGTAGTTACCGAAGAGGAAGAAGATAAAATCGCCCAAGTTTCATACGAGCTTGTCAGCAAAGGCAGTGAGTTGGCCGGGGTCCTGAAGGTTCCTGTCACAGCGGTAGTTTTCGGTGGAGCCCCTGACAAAGACATTGAAGCTCTCGCTTCTTACGGAGCAGATAAAATCGTGATAATTAAAGGAGAGATTCTCCGTAAGCCGGTGATAGGGCCGAGAGCCCGGAGCCTTTATGATCTTATTGAGAACGAAAAGCCTGAAGTCGTCCTCGCGGGGTCGACCTCGCAGGGAAGACCTCTTTTATCCAGAGTAGCCGTAAGGCTTCAGACTGGACTCACCGCGGATTGCACGCATCTTGAAGTCGAAATGCCTGACAGGCACCTCTTGCAGACAAGACCAGCTTGGGGAGGCTCGATAATGGCGACGATAATGACGCCGAACACCCGCCCTCAAATGGCGACTGTCAGGCCCAGGGTGATGAGAAAGAAAACCCCAGATACAACGAAAAAGCCGAACGTGGTCGAGTTTGATGTTTCCGCTCAAATCTTAAACGACCCTGTCCAGTTTTTAGGAATCATAAAAGAGGAAACCTCTTTGTTGAGGCTGGACAATGCCGATATAATCGTTTCAGGCGGAAGAGGAATAAAAGCACCCGAAAACTTTTCTCTAATTGAGAAACTTGCAAACAACCTCGGGGGAGCCGTAGGTTCTTCAAGACCTCCTGTTGATGAAGGATGGATTGCGCATTCACATCAAGTCGGGCAGACTGGAAGAACTGTCGCTCCGAAGCTTTACGTCGCCGTCGGAATATCCGGCGCTATTCAGCATCTCGTCGGAATGCAGTCATCGGACTGCATAGTGGCTATAAACAAGGACAAAGACGCTCCGATAATGAAAATCGCTGATTACGCCATAATTGGCGATCTTTTTGAAATTGTGCCTGAAATTGTTAAAACCCTTGAGAAAAGAAAGGGTTAA
- the fabF gene encoding beta-ketoacyl-ACP synthase II gives MKRVVITGLGTVNPLANDFKTTWQKLLEGTSGVTAIQKFDTSGLSVKIAGEVKDFDPSSVLDKKDVRRMDPYIQFAIYAANEAITDSGIDLSSVDSFMVGSIISSGIGGNKTWEEQHKNLLNKGPDKVSPFFIPMMIINMASGMVAIRFGLKGPNYSVSSACASSGHALVSAYRIVQRGEAEIMVTGGSESSVTPLSVAGFSIMKALSTRNDDPQTASRPFDKERDGFIMSEGSTLLVLEEYERAKARGANIYCEIVGAGQTDDAFHMTAPDETGEGPAMAMKFALKDAGIKPEQIDHVNAHGTSTPYNDKIETKAIKIALGKRSQEIPIISTKSMTGHLLGAASAMEAAVVAQSIKEGIIHRTLNLTNPDPECDLDYAPEGNRKIDLNYVLSNSFGFGGHNVSILFKKYEGK, from the coding sequence ATGAAACGAGTTGTAATAACAGGTTTGGGAACGGTCAATCCTCTGGCGAACGATTTCAAAACCACTTGGCAAAAGCTTCTCGAAGGAACCTCAGGAGTTACGGCCATACAGAAATTTGACACAAGCGGTTTGTCTGTGAAAATTGCCGGAGAAGTAAAAGACTTTGACCCTTCCTCGGTTCTTGACAAGAAAGATGTCCGAAGAATGGATCCGTATATTCAATTCGCGATATATGCTGCAAACGAAGCAATAACCGATTCGGGCATAGACCTTTCCAGCGTCGACAGTTTCATGGTTGGATCGATTATATCATCCGGCATAGGGGGGAATAAAACGTGGGAAGAACAGCATAAAAACCTTTTAAACAAAGGACCTGACAAGGTCTCCCCGTTTTTTATTCCGATGATGATAATCAATATGGCGTCGGGAATGGTGGCGATAAGGTTTGGCCTCAAAGGGCCAAATTACTCTGTTTCAAGCGCCTGCGCTTCTTCCGGCCACGCTTTGGTCTCAGCTTACAGAATAGTGCAGAGAGGTGAAGCGGAAATAATGGTAACAGGTGGATCCGAGAGCTCCGTAACACCACTTTCGGTCGCGGGTTTTTCAATAATGAAAGCTCTTTCTACGAGAAACGACGATCCGCAAACAGCAAGCAGGCCATTCGACAAAGAACGAGACGGATTCATTATGTCAGAAGGCTCGACGCTTCTCGTACTCGAGGAATACGAGAGAGCTAAAGCGAGAGGCGCGAATATCTACTGCGAAATTGTTGGGGCGGGTCAAACAGACGACGCATTTCACATGACAGCTCCAGATGAGACAGGAGAAGGACCCGCTATGGCGATGAAATTCGCTTTGAAAGACGCAGGAATAAAACCAGAACAAATAGACCATGTAAACGCCCACGGCACTAGCACTCCTTACAACGACAAAATAGAGACAAAAGCCATAAAAATTGCCCTTGGCAAAAGATCTCAGGAAATCCCGATTATCTCGACAAAATCTATGACCGGACACCTCCTCGGAGCGGCATCTGCCATGGAAGCGGCTGTCGTAGCGCAATCCATAAAAGAAGGGATAATTCACAGAACGTTAAATCTCACGAATCCAGACCCTGAATGTGACCTCGACTACGCTCCGGAAGGAAACAGAAAAATTGATTTAAACTATGTCCTTTCAAATTCATTCGGTTTTGGGGGGCATAATGTCTCTATTCTTTTCAAAAAATATGAAGGAAAGTAA
- the fabD gene encoding ACP S-malonyltransferase codes for MSNTALIFVGQGAQQVGMGKDLFADFQKARELFELSNEILGFDLSKIMFEGPPDLLTESKNTQPALFLHSFCLYSLVKDFMKEYEFLAGHSLGEYTAYAASGAISFDTALKIVRKRGELMSEAGGRRPGKMAAIVGLSDKEIEDICAEIQGIVVPANYNSLSQVVISGESDAVEKAVGKCKEKGAKRCVFLEVSAAFHSPLMEDAAKVFSDVVSEAQIEKAEKPVIANISAKPISSPQEIREAMKGQMTGPVKWMQTVKFFKEKDVTETLEFSTKPVLSSLVKKTEKDIQTICISDTNSVKEFIKEFGG; via the coding sequence ATGAGCAATACCGCTTTGATATTTGTCGGACAAGGCGCACAACAAGTCGGAATGGGAAAAGACCTGTTCGCAGATTTTCAGAAAGCCCGTGAACTTTTCGAACTTTCGAACGAAATACTCGGTTTCGACCTTTCGAAAATTATGTTTGAGGGTCCCCCAGACTTATTAACCGAATCTAAAAACACTCAACCCGCTCTATTCCTACATTCATTTTGCCTTTACAGCCTCGTCAAAGATTTTATGAAAGAATATGAGTTTCTGGCAGGTCACAGCCTCGGAGAATACACTGCTTACGCCGCTTCAGGAGCAATAAGTTTCGACACTGCACTTAAAATAGTCAGAAAGCGCGGCGAATTGATGAGTGAAGCCGGGGGCAGACGCCCCGGAAAGATGGCGGCGATTGTCGGGCTCAGTGATAAGGAAATCGAAGACATCTGCGCAGAAATCCAGGGAATTGTCGTGCCAGCGAACTACAACAGCCTTTCTCAGGTGGTGATAAGCGGGGAGAGCGATGCTGTCGAAAAAGCTGTCGGTAAATGCAAGGAAAAAGGCGCCAAAAGATGCGTTTTCCTCGAGGTCTCAGCGGCTTTTCATTCTCCTTTGATGGAAGATGCGGCAAAAGTGTTTTCGGACGTCGTTTCGGAAGCACAAATTGAAAAAGCAGAAAAACCTGTAATCGCAAACATCAGCGCAAAACCGATTTCTTCACCGCAAGAAATTCGAGAAGCGATGAAAGGGCAAATGACCGGACCTGTCAAATGGATGCAGACCGTTAAATTTTTCAAAGAGAAGGATGTTACGGAGACTTTGGAATTTTCGACAAAACCCGTTTTGTCGTCTCTTGTTAAAAAAACAGAAAAAGACATCCAAACAATTTGCATTTCAGACACTAACAGCGTAAAAGAATTTATAAAAGAATTTGGGGGCTGA
- the acpP gene encoding acyl carrier protein, with translation MALDRTSLEKEVKKIIVERLGVDDAQVTLDSKYVKDLGADSLDLVELIMAFEEKFDIDIPDEDAEKLETVGDSIDYLEKALAEKGDKPAKDGEEEE, from the coding sequence ATGGCACTCGACAGAACAAGCTTAGAGAAAGAAGTGAAAAAAATAATAGTCGAAAGACTCGGTGTAGACGACGCCCAGGTGACGTTGGATTCTAAGTATGTAAAGGATCTCGGAGCGGATTCACTTGACCTGGTGGAGCTAATTATGGCTTTTGAAGAAAAATTTGACATTGATATTCCCGATGAAGACGCGGAAAAACTTGAAACAGTAGGCGATTCGATTGATTATCTCGAAAAGGCTCTCGCTGAAAAAGGAGACAAACCTGCAAAAGACGGAGAAGAAGAAGAGTAA
- the fabG gene encoding 3-oxoacyl-[acyl-carrier-protein] reductase: MDEKKLVAVVTGGARGIGKEIVKNLCLKGHKVYIWDVLEEEGKKTAEDMKALPAMCDFTKVDITDEKSCEEAVKIIGDRGENVAILVNNAGITRDNLIMKMSADDFKKVLEVNLLGAFVCTKAVIRQMIRNKYGRIVNISSVIGLFGNAGQANYASSKAGLIGLTKSTAKEVASKGITVNAVCPGFIESEMTMKLPEEVKKTYMENIPARKFGAPKDVADVVSFLVSDESSYVTGETIRIDGGLAM, encoded by the coding sequence ATGGATGAAAAAAAATTAGTGGCGGTAGTCACAGGCGGAGCGAGAGGGATAGGAAAAGAGATAGTAAAAAATCTTTGTCTGAAAGGACATAAAGTATATATATGGGATGTTTTGGAGGAGGAAGGCAAAAAAACCGCGGAAGACATGAAAGCCTTGCCGGCGATGTGCGATTTCACAAAAGTCGATATAACGGATGAAAAGTCCTGTGAAGAAGCCGTGAAAATCATTGGCGACAGAGGGGAAAACGTCGCAATTCTCGTCAACAACGCCGGTATAACCAGGGACAATCTCATCATGAAAATGTCGGCGGATGATTTCAAAAAAGTATTGGAAGTAAATCTGTTGGGCGCTTTCGTGTGCACCAAGGCGGTCATCAGGCAGATGATAAGAAATAAATACGGCAGAATAGTCAATATTTCTTCTGTGATAGGGCTTTTTGGCAATGCCGGACAGGCGAACTACGCCTCTTCAAAAGCAGGGCTTATAGGCTTGACAAAATCGACAGCAAAGGAGGTAGCTTCAAAAGGTATAACTGTAAACGCAGTCTGCCCGGGTTTCATAGAGTCAGAAATGACGATGAAGCTTCCAGAAGAAGTAAAAAAAACATATATGGAAAATATACCGGCGCGAAAATTCGGCGCGCCTAAAGATGTCGCCGACGTCGTCTCTTTTCTCGTGAGTGATGAATCTTCATATGTGACTGGAGAGACGATAAGAATAGACGGCGGCCTGGCGATGTAA